In a genomic window of Homalodisca vitripennis isolate AUS2020 unplaced genomic scaffold, UT_GWSS_2.1 ScUCBcl_3433;HRSCAF=8971, whole genome shotgun sequence:
- the LOC124372534 gene encoding uncharacterized protein LOC124372534 translates to MRLDEDQVQFGQWLSSLGNGTLRILEPRSMINAVDDLIEVPSECVVEPKGELIDNVFGEQLDQDTSMTAILCPTNVSAKKINAHILRKIALEERDYLSCDSYTLDPNDNFDPPIELLNSVEAPGLPPHRLTWKKGAVVMLLRNVDLQAGMCNGTRLKVVQLHDHTIDVEILSRKHRGEQSLLPVAIPSQSRLRHDN, encoded by the coding sequence atgCGACTAGACGAGGATCAAGTGCAATTTGGACAATGGCTCAGTAGTCTGGGAAACGGTACACTGCGAATTCTTGAGCCCCGTTCCATGATAAATGCCGTCGACGATCTAATTGAAGTACCGTCAGAGTGTGTGGTGGAACCAAAAGGCGAGCTAATTGACAATGTGTTTGGTGAACAACTGGACCAAGATACGTCCATGACAGCGATACTCTGTCCAACAAACGTGTCCGCTAAAAAGATAAACGCTCATATATTGAGAAAAATTGCACTAGAAGAGAGAGATTATCTCAGCTGTGACAGCTACACACTTGATCCCAATGACAATTTTGACCCACCAATTGAACTTTTGAATTCAGTTGAAGCTCCCGGTCTACCACCGCACAGACTGACATGGAAAAAGGGAGCCGTGGTAATGCTTTTAAGGAATGTTGATTTACAAGCAGGCATGTGCAATGGAACTCGATTGAAAGTTGTACAACTCCACGACCACACAATAGACGTCGAGATTTTGAGTAGAAAGCACAGGGGTGAACAATCACTCCTACCGGTTGCAATTCCCAGTCAAAGTCGGTTACGCCATGACAATTAA
- the LOC124372535 gene encoding uncharacterized protein LOC124372535, with product MRLEPDQVQFGQWLSSLGNGTLRILEPRPMINGVDDLIEVPSECVVETKGELIDNVFGEHLDQDTSMTAILSPTNVSAKKINAHILRKNALEEREYLSCDSYTLDPNDNFDPPIELLNSVEDPGLPPHRLTWKKGAVVMLLRNVDLQAGMCNGTRLKVVQLHDHTIDVEILSRKHRGEQSLLPCVRFICETEILPRPLTRLQFPVKVGYAMTINKS from the coding sequence ATGCGACTAGAACCGGATCAAGTGCAATTTGGACAATGGCTCAGTAGTCTGGGAAACGGTACACTGCGAATTCTTGAGCCCCGCCCCATGATAAATGGCGTCGACGATCTAATTGAAGTACCGTCAGAGTGTGTGGTGGAAACAAAAGGCGAGCTAATTGACAATGTGTTTGGTGAACACCTGGACCAAGATACGTCCATGACAGCGATACTCTCTCCAACAAACGTGTCCGCTAAAAAGATAAACGCTCATATATTGAGAAAAAATGCACTAGAAGAGAGAGAATATCTCAGCTGTGACAGCTACACACTTGATCCCAATGACAATTTTGACCCACCAATTGAACTTTTGAATTCAGTTGAAGATCCCGGTCTACCACCGCACAGACTGACATGGAAAAAGGGAGCCGTGGTAATGCTTTTAAGGAATGTTGATTTACAAGCAGGCATGTGCAATGGAACTCGATTGAAAGTTGTACAACTCCACGACCACACAATAGACGTCGAGATTTTGAGTAGAAAGCACAGGGGTGAGCAATCACTCCTACCGTGTGTAAGATTCATCTGCGAGACAGAAATTCTACCGCGGCCCCTCACTCGGTTGCAATTCCCAGTCAAAGTCGGTTACGCCATGACAATTAATAAAAGCTAA
- the LOC124372536 gene encoding uncharacterized protein LOC124372536 produces the protein MVYPLLFPNGEYGYRTGVPHRQTNRTVTLRQFYSWRLAIRNGFSILHNGGKLFQQYIVDAWCKVEANQLWFIRQNQRSLRVENYRGLRRYLEERARALGARVGKLVVLPAMTVGSPRYMQARYREAMAIVARYGKPDLFITFTTNPNWPEIQENLEHHQRFEHRPDLVCRVFKSKFTQFLDNLNKRQVLGVTQTYTYVIEFQKRGLPHAHVLITMRPEDKITIDNGNDIVCAEFPDRDMDPTLYDIIAEHYVHRPCGANNPIAPCMRDGKCSKGYPMSFNDETIIDHVRRPVYRRRRDGRTAVVEETVIDNRRIVPYNRYFAKKYMCHINFEVCATLSSMKYLYKYVHKGADCITIQASDTGDQTLDWDEIQNYLDCRYFSSTEAAYRLMTFPLADRSHSVMTLPVHLEYEQAILFDDDLPEEDVAAAVDKPTKLMAWFILNNTDVETRQLTYVEIPEHYTWNNREAVWGKRRQISKTIG, from the coding sequence ATGGTGTACCCTCTCCTATTTCCCAACGGGGAATACGGATACAGAACGGGTGTACCACACAGGCAGACAAACAGAACAGTGACGTTGAGACAATTTTACTCGTGGCGATTGGCCATCAGGAATGGCTTCTCCATCCTGCACAACGGAGGAAAGTTGTTTCAACAGTACATTGTTGACGCATGGTGTAAAGTCGAGGCAAATCAACTTTGGTTCATTCGGCAGAACCAGCGATCACTGAGAGTGGAAAATTATCGTGGTCTTCGTAGGTACCTGGAAGAAAGAGCGCGTGCGTTGGGAGCTCGGGTTGGAAAATTGGTAGTGCTCCCAGCCATGACTGTAGGATCGCCGCGTTATATGCAGGCCAGGTACCGCGAGGCCATGGCGATTGTGGCACGTTACGGGAAACCAGATCTCTTCATTACTTTCACAACAAATCCTAATTGGCCCGAAATTCAAGAGAATCTGGAACATCACCAACGCTTTGAACACCGACCGGACTTGGTCTGTCGCGTGTTCAAATCAAAATTCACACAATTCCTCGACAACTTGAACAAAAGACAGGTGCTAGGTGTTACACAAACGTACACCTACGTAATCGAATTCCAAAAAAGGGGGCTTCCACATGCCCACGTTTTAATCACAATGAGACCTGAGGACAAAATTACGATCGACAATGGAAATGACATTGTCTGTGCCGAGTTCCCCGACCGTGACATGGACCCAACACTGTACGACATCATAGCTGAACACTATGTTCACAGACCCTGTGGAGCCAACAATCCCATCGCCCCCTGTATGCGAGACGGTAAGTGCTCCAAAGGCTATCCGATGTCGTTCAATGATGAGACCATAATTGATCACGTCAGGAGACCTGTTTATCGCAGGCGACGTGACGGCCGAACAGCAGTCGTCGAGGAAACGGTAATCGACAACCGAAGAATTGTGCCATACAACCGGTACTTTGCCAAAAAATACATGTGCCACATCAATTTCGAAGTCTGCGCCACACTCTCGAGCATGAAGTACCTCTACAAGTATGTACACAAGGGCGCAGACTGTATCACAATTCAAGCCAGTGACACTGGCGATCAAACACTTgactgggacgaaattcaaaattatttagactGTCGTTACTTCAGTTCAACGGAAGCCGCGTACCGACTTATGACATTTCCTCTCGCAGACAGATCACATTCGGTAATGACTTTGCCGGTTCATTTGGAATATGAACAAGCCATTCTGTTTGATGACGACCTCCCTGAAGAGGACGTTGCAGCTGCAGTTGATAAGCCAACGAAATTGATGGCGTGGTTCATATTGAACAACACAGACGTGGAAACCCGGCAATTGACATATGTTGAGATTCCTGAACACTACACGTGGAACAACAGAGAGGCAGTGTGGGGAAAAAGAAGGCAAATCTCAAAGACGATTGGTTGA